In the Elizabethkingia bruuniana genome, ATAAGTAAATTTGTAGAAAATAATATAATACAAGTAAAAATGGATAGAATCCAACTCGATACTATTCCTGAAGCGATAGAACACTTACGCCAAGGGAAAATGATCGTCGTCGTAGACGATGAAGATCGTGAAAATGAAGGAGACCTTATTGGCGCTGCCGACCTGGTAACTCCGGAAATGATAAACTTTATGACGGTTCATGCCCGTGGATTAGTTTGCGTTCCTCTTCCTGAAAAAAGATGTGATGAGCTGGGCCTTGACATTATGGTAAGCCGCAGTAGCGATCCAAAAGAAACAGCTTTTACAGTTTCTATCGACCTTCTTGGCAACGGAAATTCTACAGGAATTTCTGCAGGTGACCGTTCCAGAACCATACAGGCTATGATGAATCTTAATACTAAACCAACTGATTTTATGCGTCCGGGGCATATTTTCCCTTTACGCGCTAAAGAAGGTGGTGTATTAAAACGTGCAGGACATACTGAGGCCTCAATAGATCTTACAAGATTAGCCGGCCTGAACGAAGGTGGTGTAATCTGTGAGATTATGAATGAAGATGGCAGCATGGCCAGACTTCCTGAGCTGAAGAAATTTTCGGAAAAACATGATCTGAAAATTGTTTCTATCGAAGATCTTATCCAGTATCGTATGAAGCAGGGAGATCTTGTAGAAAGAATCGAAGAGCAAGCCATTCAGACACATTTTGGAGATTTTAATTTCTATGCATACAAAGAAAGACATACTGACCAAATTCATTATGCTATAACAAAAGGAAAATGGGCAGATAAGGAACCTGTATTAATCCGAGTACAATCCAGCAGTGCCTACTTCGATATATTTACCCGTTTAGCTAACGGTGAAAAGCCTTTAATGGAAAAAGCAATCCAGATGATTAATGCTGAAGGTAAAGGTGCTATTGTTTTTATCAACAATGTATCGGATTCAGAAAAAACAATGAACAAGCTGCAACAGTTTTTAGCTTATCAATCCGGAACTCAGGGCAAACCGACAATAAGAGCCAACTATAAGGATTATGGCATCGGTATCCAGATTCTGAAAGATTTAGGAATTAACA is a window encoding:
- the ribB gene encoding 3,4-dihydroxy-2-butanone-4-phosphate synthase gives rise to the protein MDRIQLDTIPEAIEHLRQGKMIVVVDDEDRENEGDLIGAADLVTPEMINFMTVHARGLVCVPLPEKRCDELGLDIMVSRSSDPKETAFTVSIDLLGNGNSTGISAGDRSRTIQAMMNLNTKPTDFMRPGHIFPLRAKEGGVLKRAGHTEASIDLTRLAGLNEGGVICEIMNEDGSMARLPELKKFSEKHDLKIVSIEDLIQYRMKQGDLVERIEEQAIQTHFGDFNFYAYKERHTDQIHYAITKGKWADKEPVLIRVQSSSAYFDIFTRLANGEKPLMEKAIQMINAEGKGAIVFINNVSDSEKTMNKLQQFLAYQSGTQGKPTIRANYKDYGIGIQILKDLGINNLKVLTQSPDQRPIVSGYDVEVSELVELTV